AAGCCCAGCCAACCCTCCCCCAATTAGTGGGCCAACCCAGTAGATCCAATTCTCAGAAAAGTTTCCACTAACAACAGCTGGGCCAAATGAACGAGCCGGGTTCATCGACCCACCACTAAATGGACCAGCAGCTAGGATGTTTGCACCAACAATGAACCCAATTGCAATAGGTGCTATTATACCAATTGAGCCCTTTTTGGGGTCAGCAGCTGTGGCATAGACAGTGTAGACTAGTGCAAAGGTTATGATGATCTCCATGACCACTCCTTCAATTGCATTCATTCCTGATGCAACTCCATGTGTTGGTATGCTCTGCCAAATTCAAGTTCACAAACTATATTTAAGATAATTTGGAAGTTTAACACATAGCCAGTTATATTAGACCTTTGTTAAGTTAATATATCACCAAGCCTCATAGCTCAAGTAGTATTGCCCAACTTTCCATTTTTGTTTGGATAGAGGGCGATGAGAAATGAAGAGAAAGGAAGATACTTCCTGTTTATTCTCGAGTTCGATGAGCTAGGAGTTATTGGAGGAGGGAGGGGAGGCAGAGGGGGGCCAAGGCCTCCTCGGGTTTTAAAAGATCACCTATTTCctcttctaaattttctttaaaatgaaaaatatattttaagtcTCATTTATTGATCCTCCTAGGAAAAAGTTCTGACTTCGCCACTATTAAGAGTATTCTTATAAAGattctataataaaaataaataaataaaactagtacattgaaaaaaaaaatatatatatatatatatatatgttaatagAAATCCAactaatttgattattttttggaccaatttttgtgaaatgattttttttattctctcttttattcCCCAAGAAATATACCTCTCCATTTGTGACGAATTTGAGTAGGAGGCAAGCAACAATGGAGCCAAGGCATTGAGCGATCCAATAGAAAATGCCAGTAAGGATGGAGATGTTGCCTCCAACGGCCAATCCAAACGTGACAGCTGGGTTCAAATGGCCACCGGAGATATTGGCTGCAATGGACACCCCTACAAAAAGTGCAAAGGCATGGGCCACAGCCACAGCTACAAGTCCCGGGGGGTCCAAGGCTGCATCCGATGTGAGCTTACCTATACAAAtcaaaaatacccataaaatCATTCTCATACAAAACCAAATTTCTAGCTATAAACTTGATCAATTAATCATATATTGCCCTTCTAAGTACCTTTCCCGTATGAATAAAATACTTTTTGCTACCTTTGTTTTGACACTTAAGTAAAATTTCCATGTACTCCATTCTATGTATATCATTTTCATTACAATGATTTCATGGTTATTAACACACTTACTATAAGCAATGGCGGATCCAACTCctgcaaacacaaaaagaagggTGGCTATAAACTCTGATAGATAAGACTTGAAAGACTCAATGCTGAAAGAGTCACCAAAACTGCCAAAAGCTAGCTTCACCATTATTTTTGCTCAAAGACTACTTAGAGAATAGAGTGGCTTTGCTAGTTGCTACAACTTGGTCATGTCACATTCCTATTGCATTGTTTATATACAGCAAGTGCTACACATAGTTTAGGAAGAGAGAGCCATGGCCGGCACCGACCATGGGACCAGGATGAATGCTAAGTCACCGTCTGATTGGGTTTAGGTGCCTAACAACCGCCTTTTCTTGATAAATTATAGACATTATGAGCATAAGACAACCAACTTAACTAGTAATTAATGAACAGACAACTATTTAAAAATAGTAGGGAGATAAGCATGTTCTTGTAGAATATTAATAAGTGAGCTCCTTTACATTAACAAAGAGGTATGATGTCATTTTCCTCTTAAGccaatttaattttctaacgAATTCTTCATTCaactttatattttgttttgtttggtatGGGGAAAAGATGCTCCAAAAACATTTTTgcattttctagtgtttggtacAGTGGAAAATATTGGTCAATTGAAATTTGTAGCTTAGAGTCTGTTTAAAATCCGcttatattaatgaaattaaaaactttttgttgaaagtactataaataaaggtaaaagttaactaaaatagtacagtgggaccaatgaataatatttaaaagtgcAGTAAggctcataaatagtagtaaaaataaactaaatagtaaaataagttggcaaaattaatcGTGCCAAATGGACACTTAAGTTGGTAAAAAATAAGCTATCCAAACACAACCTAGTCAACAGAAAACAATAAGTCTtggatgaaaatatttttccttttttttaataaaacattgtaaaaaaatttgatagaatAATAGAGAAAATGGAAGAGATAAGACATAAGAGTTACGCAATTCAACTTTGTCACTTGTATTCATGGGTCAAAAACCAAAAGGgctcattttttttcatatacaaTTTTCTCTAACAATCAATCTCTAATGGTTAATCAATCTCATAATTTTCTCTTGAAATCAATGTCTTGGTTTGGTTTTTAGTGACATGGGAAGTAAATTATACTTTCCCACAAACATCTTTAAAACCAAAGCTAACTATTTTTTCCCTGGCTATATAGATGACGTAATAGGcttaaattggttttttttttttttttttttttaatatcaactAGTAAATCTgtctttgaaaataaaatttgttttcgtTGTTTTATGTAATATTTTCATTGTGAACAAAGGTTTTGACTCCTGATTCATATAATTATTTggaattattaataatattaaagatATTCCAAGCTaaccaaacaataaaatataatttctaacTCATTTTCAGTGTCATTGCCATACattaaaaagaaatcaatttttttgtaaaatatattaaaaaaagatgtgatttttagaaaatattttttgtcaaattaaatGAAGCAGAAATCTAAAGATTTGTGACGTACTAATAacaaatgtatttaaaaattatttcatgctctaattttttttttaaacgaaaATTCTAGAACTAAAATCACTGTTCAACCATAATTAAGTGATCACGGATTTTTATTTCGATGAATAATGGTTACGGATTTTAAATTTCCCAATTCCCATCACACTTCTTGAGTCTTGACTAATCAtgctaagagcattagcatcagaAGATGCTAAAGCCAtatctaagggtattttagcaTAAATGGACCAAATAACCACTGCATCAGAGAATGCTATAAGGaactattgcaaaaatatttagaattgtgctacagtacaattctaaaggtagaatagtactgtagcacaattgtataacttatattaattttctattcctttcttctgactctctctctccctttgtttctcttttcattCCTCTCCCCAACggctctcttctctctctcataacgTCTCTCTCTCACCACAAcagcttctctctctcatcacgtCTCTCTCTCACGGTGGGCTTTTCTGCCGTGGGTCGTGGGTCCGGCGTGGAGGTGAGACTGGGAAGTCCGATCGGCGTGGTATGGTGGCGATTTCTGGGTATTTTTGATTTGCAGCGGCGATTTCTGGGTTTTCGGTGTGGTTTGCAGCGGCGAGATCGGTTTGTAGCTGGGTTTGTGTAAATtttgacttgattttttttgtgagtCATCTTGTGGATTTGGAATTTGctattggtttgatttgattttgggatggatttttttttggtgggttcatggtggtggtgttgggGGTTGccgtggtagtggtggtggtggaaggGGGTGGGGTTTTTATTATGGCTCATATGTGGGTTCGTGGTGGTGAAGGTGGGGGCTTGCCGTGGAGATGGTGGTGGCCATGGGTTTCTGGGGTTGCCGTGGAGATGGTGGTGGCCATGGGTTTCTGGGGTTGCCGTGGGGTGGTGGCGTGGTGGAAGGGGGTGGGGTTTTTATTATGGGTCATGTGGGTTCATGGTGGTGAAGGTGGGGGGTTGCCGTGGAGATGGTGGTGGCCATGGGTTTCTGGGGTTGCCGTGGGGTGGTGGCGTGGTGGAAGGGGGTGGGGTTTTTATTATGGGTCATGTGGGTTCATGGTGGTGAAGGTGGGGGGTTGCcatggtgatggtggtggccaTGGATTTCGGGTCTGAGGTTTCTGGGTTGCTGTGTGGGTTGCTGTGAGGTTTCTGGGTTGCTGTGTCTGGAAGAGAGCTGAAAAtggaagagaggagagagatgagagagatcagatataattttgatatatattattttattttgtaaatatattattttaatgagtgaaagaggaaaatagaagtttgggatgtggaggtattgtaaaataagatggtataatgataaagtgagtttttagaattgtaaaatagaatagcattagcatttcccaatgctaatgctctaagagaAAAAGTGTAAATTCTACTTTTGTCAGGATTTGGGAAGGGTTATTCTCTAATTGTCCATGAAttacaatgatatatatatatatgtgtgtggacTATTTGACTAGAATAAAATGTGGTTTGGGCCGTTTGGCTTCAAAGTTATCCtccaaataatttatttagaacTTTAATAATTTGGATTGATGATATAATAATGGTTGGGTTGTCTAGTGGAACTGTGGAAGGGTCTagtcttgttcttcttcttctttttttaatgggaaataTATAATCGAAGTTTGTTTAATGCCGACTAATCAATATGTCCAATAGTGAACGAACACGTAAAATCTAGCTTTTCCCGCCCTCAACTTTTAGAATTTGATCGTTTTACTTGAGTGGATATCTTTATGCATTTTTCCTTCATGAACAATTTATTTGATGCccgtttattttttattttttattttttattttttattttttacttgatGAAAAGACATTAGAATTAAAAAACTAACCAACAAAACAAGGAGGTCTCCCTCAAATACATCTAAAATGTCCATAGGTGACTATCATAAATAAGGAAATCAGCAGTCATCCTTAAACTCTTCCTAGCTAAACTATCAGCACATTGATTTGCTTGCCGGAAGTAGTGCTTAATACGGATTTGTTGGAACCTGGTCATCAAACATCTGCAGTCATCCAAAATAGGGAATATGATGTCATTGACATATTATGAATTTCCTACAACATCAACAATGGACTTGGCATCCATCTCAACCTCGAGACAATTAATATTAAGATTGCAACAAAGCTGAAGGCCTTCACGCAGCCCCCACAGCTCAGCGGCAAAATTGGAAGTGATCCCAATCCGCTTGCTGAACCGAACAACCCACTGCCCATTCACACTCCTTACTAATCCTCCACAACCAGCCAACCTGTGAAGCCTCATGCAAGACCCATCCGTGTTCAGCTTCTTCCACCCTTGCTTAGGTCTCTCCCACCGAATACACCTCATAACTCTACGGTTTCCCATCCTTGGAGTTGTCACACAGTAAAGATACTCCTTAGCTTGGTACACAATATCCACAGCCAAATTTGGACTCCTAGTTTTCCCATTAAAAACGAAATTATTCCTGCTCTTCCAAATGTTCCAAATAGCAAAAGGAAAAACCACTTTCCAAGGAAGACCCGACTCAATCAGCTTATCATTGGATCTTGCAATAAGAGACAACCAATCCCTCAAGTTATAGtgccaaaaatcaaatttagaaGCATTAACCCCTAGCTGATTCCACACTTGCTTCAAGTGGATGTAATCTCTCAAGGCATGTAAAATGGTTTCAACACCATTGCTGCAAATAGGACAAACCTCATCTTGGACCATTCCTCTTCTCCCTAAACAAGATTTGACACCAATACTGTTATGGGTGCACAGCCAAATAAACATTCTAATCTTTGGAAGCAAATCTGCCTTCCAAATCCAACTAGCCGAAACACAACTAGCATTCGTAGACTCCGTAGCAATCCCATTAGCACTTTTGACGACAAAAACCCCCTTTGGAGATCTGGCCCAAGCCAATTTATCCGAGCCACTACCTAAAGTCGAGATAGGAATAGCACTAATCATCCCTTTGACTTCATCAGTTAATTCAAACGTAAGTTTCTCCCGATCCCAGCCCGCATCAAGCATAATATCTTTAATTTCCAAAACATTGACTTCTTGGGAAGTAGGACCTTGAATTAGCTTCCTAAGGGGACTCCCATTCGTCCAATTGTTGTGCCAAATATTCAGATTACTATTTTTTGTTACCAACCATCTACTTCCCTTATTAAAGGTGCCCATCCCTTTCTTCATGGCTACCCATATTGAAGAACAAGGGAGAGTATCTGCATTTACagcttctcttcttctttggctGCAATATTTCATCTTCAGAACACTCACCCACAGAGCCTCCCCTTCCGTATAAAGCCTCCAGTTAAGTTTGGCTAGAAGAGCCACATTCCTCCCTTTGGCTGTTTGCAACCCCAAACCCCCTTCCTCCTTGGGCTTTGTCACCTTCTCCCAACCAACCCAATGGATCTTCTTGGCTGATTTTGTAGACCCCCACAGGAAATTCCTATTTACTCTATCTAGCCCATCCAATACCCTTCTTGGAAGGTAAGAGCACCGCATAATGTACAAAGGGATAGCAGCCAATGATGATTGAATGAGCACCCTACGGCCAGTCAAGGATAAAAGGTTAGCCTTCCACCCGGATATTTTTGCATCACTCGATCCAAGATA
The sequence above is drawn from the Quercus lobata isolate SW786 chromosome 12, ValleyOak3.0 Primary Assembly, whole genome shotgun sequence genome and encodes:
- the LOC115972320 gene encoding probable aquaporin TIP-type — its product is MVKLAFGSFGDSFSIESFKSYLSEFIATLLFVFAGVGSAIAYSKLTSDAALDPPGLVAVAVAHAFALFVGVSIAANISGGHLNPAVTFGLAVGGNISILTGIFYWIAQCLGSIVACLLLKFVTNGESIPTHGVASGMNAIEGVVMEIIITFALVYTVYATAADPKKGSIGIIAPIAIGFIVGANILAAGPFSGGSMNPARSFGPAVVSGNFSENWIYWVGPLIGGGLAGLVYGDIFIGSYAPVPVPQDYA